In the genome of Paenibacillus sp. GP183, the window AGAATTGTTAGCATTCCAGATAAGGTATTCATTAATCCCAGAATCTTTTAAGGCTTTGATTTGTGCATCAACTTCAGCTTTACCATATTTAAGATAATTGCCGGAACCTAACCAGCTTGCAGTAAAGTCTTGAATCCAAGGACGTGATGTTGGTGGAGTCTGCAGTTGTGCAAACTTCTCTTTTTCACGTTTAATATATTCAGCAACAAGTTTATATGGCTCTTTATCTGGTTTTGCAATTCCAAAATAACCAGCAGACCAGTGGCTTGGATAAATCATAGACGAAATTACATCTACTGAGTTAGAAATACGGCTAAAGTTCTGACCGATACCTGGAGCTTCAGGCAATGTAGCTGAATATCCGAAGATATCAACTGAGACTTTTACACCATACGGTTTAAGTTGTTCTTTTGCATATGCGACAAAGTCGCTGACAGCATCAACACGAAGCTGTGTCATACGTGCTTTATCGCTAAAATCCGGTGCTTGTGGTGCTGCTATTTTAAGGTCAGACACACTCTTTTGAGCAACGTCCATTGCTTTTTTATTTGCATCGGTTTTCGCAGTATCGTAGGTATTAGTAGCGTCTGTCAACTTGGACTGTAAAGAAGTCAAATCGTCTTGATATTTCTTAGTGGCTTCAGCATAGTCTTTTTCTTCTTGTACAAACTTAGTTGGTTTTTTATCCTGGTAATCGCCCATTGAATATTTAAGAACTTTGTCCCTACTTTCGAAGCCTTCTGGGAATCGAACGTAGTCAAATTGGATTTCTTTGAACCCAAGTTCTGCAGCTAATTTTGCTGCATCTACATCATGATCCCATGTTTCTTTAAGGAATGGATTGATAAACCCGTCTCCCTTAGCATTACGCCAAACACTGGTGCCGTCTATATAAGAAAGGTCTGGACGTTTTTTCGCTAGAACTGTATCTTTGAAAGAAACAATACGGGCAATTGGGTAGATTTTATGCTGTTCAAGAGTTTTCATGAGTGCTTTGGGATCTTTGATGTAAGGCTGGCCAAATTCGGCAAGTTTTCCCTCAGGCTTAAATGTGATATAGCCGTCATCATCCTTAATATCTATGACCATTGCATTTAGGTCGGTGTTATCAACAAGTGACAGAAGTTTAGGCATGCGGTCACCCCCAGCTGACCAACCTGTTACATAAATTCCTCGTACAGCATCCGGATAATTAAAATGTACAGGGGGATTAAAAGCAGGGGTTTGACTTGTTGCAGGAGCGGGCGAACTCGTTGGTGTTCCTGTAGATGAAGGTGTAGTCCCTGGTGTGGATGTAGATGGTGGTTCCGATTGTTTCGATGTGTTCGAAGTGCTTGTTGACGATGAACAAGCTGACAACGAGAGCACCATTAAAAGCATAATAAAAATAAGACCTCGTTGTTTCAAGATGTTCTCCCCAATCTCCCAATATTAAGCACCTAAACTAAAATGATACGTATAATCCTATCATTACAAATACTTATTGCTTTTTTTCTCATAAATCTTAATTACCACCATTTATTGGGATTCCAAACCATTTATAATTCTCGTGATGGAAATATACTCGTCGTGACATTAACCAAGGACAATAAAGATATCCTATAAGAAGATTTCAATTTTCAGCCCCTCATTTTAGTTTTATTTCGTTTCTAGCCTCCATTTTAGTTTCTTTCCCAACAAGTAGACAACTCTTTATATATAAAGTTTACACATTATTATAAAGAATTTATTAATGTCTTCTGCATCGACCAAATAACAAAGTAAAAACTCAGCAGTACCTAAATTCGTGATTATTCTCCAAAAACCTCTTTAATTCGACAATCAAAATAAAATGAATTTACTCATGGGCTGATTTATTAAAAAATAATTTCCATTACCAAATAAACGTTCAATTCCACAACAAAAAATGGAGTGTCTGTTGCCGTTTGCACTCCATTTTCCTTGTCAATATTAATTTATCACCTCTAATCGGAACCTTAGTCGGTTGAAAGTGCTTGGTTTATTACTTTAGAGGGGATAACAGTTCTATCGATCTCTGATTTTTCATAGAAATGCCCAAGAGATCGCAAATTTGCTGTTTTTCTTTATAATTGGCGTCAAACATGTATAGATGATTAATCACCAAAGCTCTGAGAAGACTGTAGGCCATCACGTTATTTTCAAGTTCGGTTTTTAATCGTTTTAACTCATAATAAGGTATGGTGCGAGATTGATCTATCTTAATGGATATCTCTATCAACTTAACAGCTGTTGTAGGATGGCTGAGTGTAATTTTTTTGAAAGTTTCATACAAATTCTCCGATCCCATAGAATCAGATATTCTTTTGATAGATTGAAATGAAATTCCGCAACAAAGGCTAAAGAGTAATCTCCTTACTTGTTTTTCGATCTCTGCTTTTTCCGTTTCTTTGGTTAGCCTTTGCTCCAATATTCCTTGTAAATGTGAAGAAAATGCTTCAATATCTGAATTTAAAGTGGATAAAAAATAATTTAATGACCTCAAGCCCACCATATAGGCTTCTTCACATAAAATATACTTTTCATCTGCTTTTATGGAACCGTAATAACTTTTTAAAATCTGGCCGATAATTTCCACGGTTTTGAATCCCAAATTCATTTGGGCTGCAAAATCCATCTCTGAATCATCATCTTCGTCGATTTCATCTTCTGTAATTGGCTTTGAAGTAGCGGCAACTTCTTTTTTGCTCCGATCTAAATCATCTTTCAATTTCAATCGATCTTCGCGGTGTTTCTTTACCTCAATATTCTCGTAAACCATTTTCGGCACTTCTTCGACTAAACTATTAAGTGCACTAACCTCATCATTTTCGAGATTTGCCGGCACAGTATCTGCAAATATTTTTTGGGCATGGCTAAATAATTCATTGAGTATAAAAGGATCTTTTGATAAATGCGTCAAAAACATAATGATATTTGCAAATTCTTCAATATGTACTTTACTGCACATCAATGATATTTTCTCTCTGATGGCCAGTTCCGTAATTGAATTTGATAAATATTTAGCTACGAAATAATAATAAACATATTTGTATTTAAATCGATAGATCCCATTAAATTTTTCTACGATATTTGCTTCAACCATCCGTGTTATGTTCTTCTCAAAGTCGTACGTTAAATCGTATTCTACAGTAAACCATTTGTGGAAATCTTTCATTTCATCCTCTGCCATTTCTATGATATTTTGATGAAAGAAACGGTAGGCAAGTTCAGTAATGCAATTATAAAATGCATCGATTTCTTCATGTTTCATGTTAATTTTTGATAACGATTGCAATATTAATAAATCATAATAATAACCATAGGAGCTCTCCTTTAAATTATGGGGGACATTACTTTCAATCGTTTGTAAAATGACTAATAAAAAGAAAGGAAACGCAGGCACATAATTATTTCCAATAATAATATTAATTGTTTCTGTTGCTTTATCATGGTTTTTCTGCAATTCAGCTTCTGTCGCAGTTTCAAGTTGTCCTATACAATTCCACTTTTCAACAAATTGGGTCCTGAGAAGAAATCCCAATTCCATAATCTCAAATCTTTCGTAATGTGAATGAAAGCTATCCTCATTCTCATGTTCGTTCATCAAATCTGAGAATTTAAATAACTCATCACACGTTAAAACAATGTATTTATATATGGAAGAAATGTTTTTTAGGAATTCAAAAGTAAATTTAGTATTAAGTTTTGTTTTGTCGAGATCATCAATAATTATCACTTTTAGGTCATTCGGTAATTGTTTAAATAATTCAAGTGAATCTTTTGAATATTGATCTATAAACGTTTTGTATAATAACTGCTGGAAGTCATTTAGATTCGATTTGTTAATTTTGCTTCCATCTAATAAGACTGGCATATATCCCTTCTTAAATAAATGGTTATATAACGTTTTACAGTATGTGGTTTTCCCGGATTTTTCAGATCCGAGAATCAGGTATTTATTCGTTTTTTTGAAATCAATCAATTCTTTTAAATTTACATATTGCGTTAGTCGATCTGCTTTTTCATGTAATTGAACAACTTTAGAGTCTGGATATATGTAGATATCACTCAGTATAACTTTAGTTTTTCGGGGATGATTAATTGTGATCCCAGGGTCATTCAGATAAGCAGAGAAATCGTTATTGATCTGGAAATCTTTGATTTCATTGCCTTGGGACCGATCATATTTTATCCATTCGCTACAGTAAATTTGTAAATAATATTTCTCTTTCCAAGAAAACTGAAATAATTGTTGGATTCTATCCAATAAATTGATCCTAATAAAATTAAATTCACTTTTATTTGGATTATTGCTCTCTTGCAGAACACTACCTTCAATATATTCTGTTATTTGGCCCTGCATATTATCTTTTTTGGTGAATGTGGAAACATGTTCATGGCCTGTTAATATGACGTCAGAGGTTTCCTCCAATACCTCTTTAATTTTCCTTGAGTTGACGGGTGGATACCAATTTAATGGGTGATGCATCATCGAAATAACAAGGTCTCCCTTATTTTTCTTTAATACACTCTCATAATTTTCAATAGGGAAAAATAAGGTACTAGGTACTTCTTTTCTCTCCGAAATCCACGATGAATTGAAGCAGTTAAAAATAACATGGTAATTTTCTAATTGAAATGAAAAGCTTTTAAATAATTGATCTGTAATTACTGGTTGATTCTCTAGTTCATGCTTGTGTGCAAATTCAAAATAATGCTTTTGGGGAACACATAATTGTTCAATAATTGAAGGATCTATGACATCAGTATTATTCGATTTTATGCTGTTTAAAATGACAGTTCTTACTGTCTGAGCCTGTTCATCAAAGTAACAGTCATGATTCCCAGGAATCGTAATGACCGAAATAGGTAGATTTTTAACCCTTTTTATATTAGATTTGATCTCTTCCAAGTATTCATTTGCAAGAGCATATTCTTCTGATTTTCCCGAAAATGCGGTATCACCACTGATTGCAATAAAAAGATGGCTAATCGCTAATAGTTCATCTTGGATTACAGCATGCAATTTTTCCACTTTGTATTTAAAACTATTTTTATCGCTCTTTAAGTGAATATCACTTAATTGAAGTATTCCTATTTGCATCTAACTATCCTCCAGACCAAAAATAGATAATTTCTATAAATTTTGCATCCTGTTCCTTATTCATGTGAGGAATATTATTGTTTTACAGTATTATTTGAAGAAAAGTAATCTTGATGAATTCATTATCTCTAGTATCGTGATATTTGTTTTGTCCTTCATCTTATTCCTACTAAAGTCCCGTCAATAATACCATAAGATTACAATTTTTTCACATTAATCTTTTTAAATCCGTTACTTTTCATTTATTTATAATATTTTGATAGTTTTCATAGTGTGTCAGTTATATCTTACCCACAATTCTTCATACCCAAATCGGAAAATGGGGTCAAGATCTTGTTTTCTCCTCGATCAGTAAATAGGATAATGTGGACTCTCACAAGGATTTAGTTTGCGAATTCGCTTCTGAGTAAGCCTTACACAAATTCAAACGTACAAATAGTTACTTTTTCAGTATTTGTTCGTGAATATGAAAATACATATCGTCAGCAAAACAAGCGATAATAAGTCACTCATTCATTTGAGTGGCTTTTTGTTTGAAATGAAAGAAGCATTTTATTTCTGATTTCAACTTATGCCATCCTGTATCAGATAAATATTGACCTTCACCTGTAAAGCGATTTACTTTAACTACAAAGCGTGTAGATCCTGTTGTGTCGTAATAATATATTGTCGAATAGACGGATGCCTGTCCATCCAAACCCTCTGCTTGGTGCTTATGCATTGATAAAACTGCAATACCTACAGCAATTTAGTAACCGTTGCCGATTTGAATTTAGAATTTATTTCTCTTTAATTGGAATAGGACAAATCATAATCTGCATAAGTTCGTACCAAACGAGGTGATATGATGGAAGCCAAAACCGATGAAAAGATTATGTTAGGGGTTAAAGACATAATGAAGAAAATGGGAATTGGTCGCGATCGAGCCTACGAAATTATTAAAAGAGGTGAATTTCGCTCCATAAAAGTGGGTCGAAGATATCTCGTTCATGAAGAGGTGTTTGAAAACTGGCTGAAAGGTGAATGAAATCCAAATTATGGCCATGTGTTTGGAGTCAGGCTATGTGATAAAATGTTAGGACAATAGATCACATATTTGGCTCCGTTCTTTTGATGGTCACAAAGAAGCGGAGGGAAAAATGGCTTCAATTTCACTGAACAAACAAACAAAAAAATGGGAATTAGTCATTGGGTATTATGACAAAAATGGTAAACGCAAACAAATTCGTCGAAGAGGATTTAACACAAAGCGAGAAGCAAACGACGTGATGATTGAACTTCAAAAAGAGGTTAAGGATGAGGACTACGTAGAGATAAATCAAGTAACTGTGGTTCAGTTCATCAAAAAGTGGTTGGAAAATGAATATATTATGGGAGTTGAAGACACCACCTATTACAATGCAAATCTCTTAATGAAGAATCATATTAAGCCTCGATTTGAGAAGTTAAAATTGCAAAATTTAAACGCAGAGCGATGCCAAGAATTCATTTCAAACATGTACAAAAAAGGATATGCCTACAGTACGATTGATGGGGTTTCGAACCTCATTAAGAAGGCATTGGATTCAGCGGTATCAAAAAAATACATCAAGTCCAACTATATGCGAACCGCTTCCATGCCAAAGAAGAAACAAAAAGAGATGATAGTCTGGACATCGGAGCAAGTGAACCAGTTTTTGCATGCTACCAAACATAGGAGATTTTACTGTGCTTATGCACTAGCCTTGCTTGCTGGAATGCGTCAGGGTGAGATATTGGGTCTTCGTTGGAAGGATATTGATTTCGAAAAGAAGACAGTAACAGTCAACCAGACACTTACTCACTACGGTAAGAGTATTAAAAGTGGAGCTAAAACTGCTTCTGGGGTTAGAACGATTTCTGTTTCTGCACAATTAATTGAAGTACTCAAAAAGCAGAGGAGAGATTACTTAGAACTAAAACTATGTCTTGGGGAAGCATTTGAGGATATGGATATTGTGATGTTCAATCTAAGAAACGGCAAAACCATTTTCCCAGCTAATTTAACGAAAACTTATAAAAAGGATGTTAAGGATTCAGGACTCCCTCATATCTCATTTCATTCCTTGAGACACACACATGCTACAATGCTTATTTCGAAAAATGTTCATGCCAAAATCATTTCTAGCAGGTTAGGACATTCTAAAATTGGTGTGACGCTCGATATTTACAGCCATGTGTTACCTGCTATGCAGCAAGAGGCGGTTGATAAGTTAGACGAAATGATCATTTTGTGACCGCTGTGTGACTCTTGGAGAAAAATGTTGCTAAAACCCTTGATGTTAAAGGGTTTTTCACGACAAATATCATGTGCTCCGCACATGATATATCCTTTTTCTGTCGTTACGATAATTAACGTAGTTTTAGGTAATTTCACTTCTATGGCAGTGACTTTGTGATTGTCTATCATGATCGGTTCGACGTGAAACATGGCAAGCACGCCCCTTCAAACTATGGTTACAGCACTATATGTGAGCAAAAGGCATATGGTGAGAAACTGTACATTGGGGTATCCAATCATGATATAGTGAGCTTAAGAGAAAATTAATATGGAGGATTTATGGAAGAAGATAAGAAGAAATCCAATGTTAAAGGACAATTATTTACTATAGAGGTTTTAATGGAGGCTGAGTCCAATGGGATCGCCTTGGAAAGGCTGCTCCATATTCTTAATACAGAAGCAATCAAGGACTATAAAGTGACAAGCGGCATCGAACTGGGGAAGCTGGTTGACCTGAATATCAAAGAGAGCGTCAAGCAAGCGCTGCCCTACAGGAAGGACATCGAGACCAAAAAAGAAACAGAAACGAAAACCAGAAAGCAGCCTAACACCGCGGCTCGTCAAGATACCACTTCAAATACACTGATCAATCAGCTTGGATCCTTCATACAAAATAATGTATTGATTCGGTTAACGGTCGTGAAAGGCAAGAGTGTGAAGCTCAACATCCCCTGCAGAGTCCTGAATTATGATGCAGATTCACAAAATGTCAGCGTCTACCATGTGGATGAGAAAAAAGTTTATCTGTTTAAGCTGAACGAAATCGATGATTTTGTTACTGGGTAAACAGAGAAAGGTGCTGACTCTCAGCCTTAGCTGATGGGCAGCACCTTTTGTTATTATGGCGGCGACGCAAATTACGTCTTATCACAATCAAGTTTCTTTTGACCGCCATTTACTTACACTATCACTGAACCTCGGAAACCTCTTCTTTTTTAAGCATGGTTTCCAATTGGATGGCGCCCACTGGGGGGCTGAACCAGTAGCCTTGTATCTCGTTGCATTGGTTCTCATGCAGGAAATGCAGCTGTTCCTTGGTTTCTACACCTTCGGCGATCACTTTCAAGTTCAAATGGTGCGTCATGGAAATAATTGTTGTGACAATTGCCGCATCATTCGGATCGATCATGATATCCCGGACGAAGGAACGATCAATTTTCAGCTTGTCGATAGGGAATCTTTTCAAGTAATAGAGCGAGCTGTAGCCTGTCCCGAAATCATCGATACTGATCTTGACGCCCAGTTCCTTGAGCTCCAGCAGGGACTGAATGGCGTACTCGACATCCATGGTCATGCTTTCTGTAATTTCGAGCTCCAAATAATGCGGATCCAGCCCTGTTTGGAGAAGTACCTGGTTGATTTTTCCCTTTAAATTATGCTGGAAGAACTGCCGCATCGACAGATTCACCGCTATAGGGAATGGATCGTAGCCCTGCTCCTGCCACTCTTTGTTCTGTTTGCAGGCAGCTCGCAGCACCCATTCGCCCAATGGAACAATCAGACCCGATTCCTCTGCCAGAGGAATAAACTGCTTCGGCAAGATCATGCCGCGCTCGGGGTGATTCCAGCGTACGAGTGCCTCGACACCTACAATACGGGCTGTCTCTATATCCATTTGCGGTTGATAATAAAGCTCGAATTCATCATTGGCAATGGCTTTTCGCAGTTCACTTTCCAGCTTGAGCCGGTTCAGTGAAACAGATTTCATATCCGTATTGAAAATTTGAAATTCATTTCGGCCTTTTTCTTTAGCTCTGGCCAATGCGATATCGGCGTACTTGGTAAGTGTTTCTGCATCTTCATTCTCATCGGAGGAAATCGCTATGCCGATACTGGCTGTGATATGAATCTCATTCTGCTCCAATAGAAAAGGCACTTCCAATACCCGAATGATTCCGGCCACTAGAGTCATCACATCATTGTGATCCTCCACATTGGGATAAAAGAACGAGAATTCGTCCCCTTCCGACCTGGCTAGGAAATCACGATCCGTAATACAGCGTGTAAACCGCTCGGCAAGCTGCATGAGCAGCATATTGCCATAATCATGTCCGAAGCTGTCATTAACCAGCTTGAACCCGTCAATATCCAGATAAAATACGGCCAGATTAGTTCCAGCCGATTTCATGGCTTTTAATGTTTCGTTCAATTGTTCATTAAAGAGCAGACGGTTGGGCAAGCCTGTCATGTCGTCATAGAAGGCCATGTAGCGGATTTGCGCATCAACTCTTTTGCGTTCAGTGATATCCTGGCCTATCAAGATGCTCCCTCTGGTTTCTTGCTCCACCGCCAGCGGAATACCCGTTGCAGATAGATCCACCCTATAACCCGTTCTGTGAATGATCGCAGTTTCAAAAGAGGACGCATGGCCTCGCCTTACTTGATCAAAGCCCTGAAGGGTTACAAGCAAATGGTCCTGCGCGACAAAAGTGATAAAAGGCAAGTGAGCCAGCTCACCGGCAGAAAAGCCAAGCATGCTTTCCGCAGCGGCATTGACACGTGTAAAATTGCCAAACTGATCAAAAACAGCGATTGCATTCGGATTGTGGTCAAACAAGGAATCAAAGATCTGTTCACTATCCCGGAGTCTATGTATGGTGCTTTTTTGTTCCTCCGGCCTTGGACTCTCTTCCAAACTTAAGGAGGATTGCTGTAATTCTTTTGCTTTTTTGCCGATGAAGCCTAGCAGCACAAGCAAAACAATAGAGGAAACCATACATACCCAACCGGCTGATTGCGGGACTGTCAATGACGCAATCAACGTTAGGACCAGGTGTCCACCTATAAAAATCTGCCTGCTCACTTGATTTCCCTCCTGCGCTATTCGATTAACCTGCTCAAGTGAGTACATTCTACATACCGGAATGATATTCCTGCATATTTAATATCATTAATTAAACATTACTTCATGGCTGCGATCGCGAGTAGTATCCAGCCCAGCAAAAAGCTAACT includes:
- a CDS encoding putative glycoside hydrolase — its product is MKQRGLIFIMLLMVLSLSACSSSTSTSNTSKQSEPPSTSTPGTTPSSTGTPTSSPAPATSQTPAFNPPVHFNYPDAVRGIYVTGWSAGGDRMPKLLSLVDNTDLNAMVIDIKDDDGYITFKPEGKLAEFGQPYIKDPKALMKTLEQHKIYPIARIVSFKDTVLAKKRPDLSYIDGTSVWRNAKGDGFINPFLKETWDHDVDAAKLAAELGFKEIQFDYVRFPEGFESRDKVLKYSMGDYQDKKPTKFVQEEKDYAEATKKYQDDLTSLQSKLTDATNTYDTAKTDANKKAMDVAQKSVSDLKIAAPQAPDFSDKARMTQLRVDAVSDFVAYAKEQLKPYGVKVSVDIFGYSATLPEAPGIGQNFSRISNSVDVISSMIYPSHWSAGYFGIAKPDKEPYKLVAEYIKREKEKFAQLQTPPTSRPWIQDFTASWLGSGNYLKYGKAEVDAQIKALKDSGINEYLIWNANNSYSDGVTYKS
- a CDS encoding metallophosphoesterase, which encodes MQIGILQLSDIHLKSDKNSFKYKVEKLHAVIQDELLAISHLFIAISGDTAFSGKSEEYALANEYLEEIKSNIKRVKNLPISVITIPGNHDCYFDEQAQTVRTVILNSIKSNNTDVIDPSIIEQLCVPQKHYFEFAHKHELENQPVITDQLFKSFSFQLENYHVIFNCFNSSWISERKEVPSTLFFPIENYESVLKKNKGDLVISMMHHPLNWYPPVNSRKIKEVLEETSDVILTGHEHVSTFTKKDNMQGQITEYIEGSVLQESNNPNKSEFNFIRINLLDRIQQLFQFSWKEKYYLQIYCSEWIKYDRSQGNEIKDFQINNDFSAYLNDPGITINHPRKTKVILSDIYIYPDSKVVQLHEKADRLTQYVNLKELIDFKKTNKYLILGSEKSGKTTYCKTLYNHLFKKGYMPVLLDGSKINKSNLNDFQQLLYKTFIDQYSKDSLELFKQLPNDLKVIIIDDLDKTKLNTKFTFEFLKNISSIYKYIVLTCDELFKFSDLMNEHENEDSFHSHYERFEIMELGFLLRTQFVEKWNCIGQLETATEAELQKNHDKATETINIIIGNNYVPAFPFFLLVILQTIESNVPHNLKESSYGYYYDLLILQSLSKINMKHEEIDAFYNCITELAYRFFHQNIIEMAEDEMKDFHKWFTVEYDLTYDFEKNITRMVEANIVEKFNGIYRFKYKYVYYYFVAKYLSNSITELAIREKISLMCSKVHIEEFANIIMFLTHLSKDPFILNELFSHAQKIFADTVPANLENDEVSALNSLVEEVPKMVYENIEVKKHREDRLKLKDDLDRSKKEVAATSKPITEDEIDEDDDSEMDFAAQMNLGFKTVEIIGQILKSYYGSIKADEKYILCEEAYMVGLRSLNYFLSTLNSDIEAFSSHLQGILEQRLTKETEKAEIEKQVRRLLFSLCCGISFQSIKRISDSMGSENLYETFKKITLSHPTTAVKLIEISIKIDQSRTIPYYELKRLKTELENNVMAYSLLRALVINHLYMFDANYKEKQQICDLLGISMKNQRSIELLSPLK
- a CDS encoding helix-turn-helix domain-containing protein, with translation MEAKTDEKIMLGVKDIMKKMGIGRDRAYEIIKRGEFRSIKVGRRYLVHEEVFENWLKGE
- a CDS encoding site-specific integrase, whose product is MASISLNKQTKKWELVIGYYDKNGKRKQIRRRGFNTKREANDVMIELQKEVKDEDYVEINQVTVVQFIKKWLENEYIMGVEDTTYYNANLLMKNHIKPRFEKLKLQNLNAERCQEFISNMYKKGYAYSTIDGVSNLIKKALDSAVSKKYIKSNYMRTASMPKKKQKEMIVWTSEQVNQFLHATKHRRFYCAYALALLAGMRQGEILGLRWKDIDFEKKTVTVNQTLTHYGKSIKSGAKTASGVRTISVSAQLIEVLKKQRRDYLELKLCLGEAFEDMDIVMFNLRNGKTIFPANLTKTYKKDVKDSGLPHISFHSLRHTHATMLISKNVHAKIISSRLGHSKIGVTLDIYSHVLPAMQQEAVDKLDEMIIL
- a CDS encoding EAL domain-containing protein: MSRQIFIGGHLVLTLIASLTVPQSAGWVCMVSSIVLLVLLGFIGKKAKELQQSSLSLEESPRPEEQKSTIHRLRDSEQIFDSLFDHNPNAIAVFDQFGNFTRVNAAAESMLGFSAGELAHLPFITFVAQDHLLVTLQGFDQVRRGHASSFETAIIHRTGYRVDLSATGIPLAVEQETRGSILIGQDITERKRVDAQIRYMAFYDDMTGLPNRLLFNEQLNETLKAMKSAGTNLAVFYLDIDGFKLVNDSFGHDYGNMLLMQLAERFTRCITDRDFLARSEGDEFSFFYPNVEDHNDVMTLVAGIIRVLEVPFLLEQNEIHITASIGIAISSDENEDAETLTKYADIALARAKEKGRNEFQIFNTDMKSVSLNRLKLESELRKAIANDEFELYYQPQMDIETARIVGVEALVRWNHPERGMILPKQFIPLAEESGLIVPLGEWVLRAACKQNKEWQEQGYDPFPIAVNLSMRQFFQHNLKGKINQVLLQTGLDPHYLELEITESMTMDVEYAIQSLLELKELGVKISIDDFGTGYSSLYYLKRFPIDKLKIDRSFVRDIMIDPNDAAIVTTIISMTHHLNLKVIAEGVETKEQLHFLHENQCNEIQGYWFSPPVGAIQLETMLKKEEVSEVQ